Sequence from the Podarcis raffonei isolate rPodRaf1 chromosome 16, rPodRaf1.pri, whole genome shotgun sequence genome:
GAAGTGTGCAATCTGTGTTCACCAGGCTGCTTCTTGCCCACTGCCTAATCTTACGTGGCCCACAACATAACCTGTGACAGGTCAAACAGCATGAAGAAGGTTGGGCTCCAGATAATTTTCACATTTTTCCCCGCGGACCACTTTCATGACTATCCGCTGTTTTCCAGTCAGCTGAGCAGCACAAGGGGCATTGCTGGAAAAGGACGCTTTTGAACCTTCCATCTCCCAATTCTGATGGAAATTTCCCATCCATCCACCCCAGTGCTGCCATCAAGGGTATCGCCTACTTTGTTTTCCTTTACTGGAATTAAACAAAACTCTACTGGAATTATGAAACCTTAATTCATAGTATAACGATGGATATGAAATCCTAGCCCAATTTGGAATGCGCAAACAGTCTTGCAAATTGGCTATCGTTTAAGAGCCTCTTCTTTTTGAAGACCACAAAGTCCTTgtggtctttattttattttttactgctaGTCTTTTGATGACCTATTAAGGAGGATAAAATAGGAACTGTTGCTGGAGTGTgataaatatcccccccccctttgtctcAGAGGCTGCAATGCTGTGCAGGTGATTATCTCTTGCGATTATGATAATAACTATGATTACTTCTCCAGTTCTACAGAGAGTTCCAGTGTCCAGCAGCAAAACATCTAACCGAGACAGAGGGTTGCTTTTAATATCTCCTGCACCATTCAGAGCTGGGGCTTGAGGTGCAGAGGGCTGCATCAGTCTGATTGCTAAAACTTTGTATCGTCTCACCCTGGCTTCAGTCTTCTGAGTGAGTGTACATTCAAGCCAGAGACTTGTCGATGTAGGAACAGGTTATTTGGTTTCTAGAAAGGAGGTTTTCATGCAGTATGGTGATATTTGTGGTCTTGGTATTAGTACTGCTTCCTCAAGCAGTGTGCAAGGTTCCTATTTCTAGATGCAATGTTAGTCGCCCTCTTCCTATTCATCACAAGTATCATCAGTCAGGAGACCTCATAATTGGTGGCATTATTTCTCATATCTTCCGTTTTTTAGATATGATTTGCTTCCAAAACCGTCCCTCTCCTGAACTTTTTGGTGATCTCATGTAAGGAGTTGGGTTTTCTTAAATGTACCATATCTATCCTGATAATGTTTGTTGCTGGTCTGATTCTATTATAGTCTTCAAAATCTATGGGCCTATTTGCCTGCAATATGGTCGGTTGTATTCAATCTGTAGATGTTGCAATACCTGGGAATTTTATCCACATTGGTCTAAAGAGATGGCGGGGGGCACTTATAGCttccttaaagaaaaaaaattaatgataGCCAGTATCAGTAACATAGTAGATAACCTGGATTTAAATATATTACATGTGCTATTTAAAAGCTACCAAAAGAGGGCTATTGTTTGAATAAAATGCATGCAAGTCAAAAGTTGAGGTGTGAATGTAAAAAATCAATTcatgtgttcttcaaccttggccaTATAGTGCAAGAATGTTTAGTAGTTGAGTATTGACTTGAAATCTTTAGCACACTCATTGTAAGGTGGCAATTTCTTTCATTTTAGAGTTCTGACGCAGcactaccagcacatcctggccttggtttttgctttaaaagaaataaatgaaaatcccCAGATCTTAGCCAACATCAGCCTGGGTGCCCATGTCTGTAACAGTGAATTCAGTGCACGATCCATATATGTTGCCTCCATGGAACTTCTCTCCACAAAGGGCAAGTTTTTTCCTAACTACAAGTGTGATACCCGGGAAAATCTGGTAGCGGTCATTGGGGGGCCTAATTCTGATGTTGATTTCAACATGGCAGACATGCTGTATAACTACAAGATCCCGCAGGTACGTTGTTCACATAAAGCACAAGAATTTAGAGAGCTATTGTCTATCCTGCTTTCTTCAAAGTGAAGTTTTTATTGCGGATATTATAAAGAGGGTTTGAGATAAATCGGAACACCTTTTACTCAGTTTAGGCATAACATTCTGTCCAAGAAAAAGAATATTTACAGTTGATTCAGAGTTGGCTATTCTGGTATTCATGCACATAACCACTTAcagggaaataaagaaattttCTACAATCTTGAAGGTTTTTGTTACTGCAAATATTGGCTAGGATCCAAAGGGCAACTAGCTTCTGATAGGCCAaatattatattttgttttctttcagtttTTAGATCTGAGGGGATTTTCAGAAACAATTTGTGGAGCAATATATTTGTTAGATATGAGCGTCTGAGGGATGGAGAGCgggacatattttttaaaaaaagaaatgttcatttatttatttatttatccacccattcatccatccatcccccACATTATTCCCAGACAGGGACTCagtgtggcttacagataaaaaacacaaatggctaaaaacatactttaaaaaaaaacaattaaacattaatacaataacttaaattttaaaCTACAATGCTTTTATGCAACATATTAGTTAATattcaaagaaatgaaaaattcCAGCATATTGTGTGTTCCATAATAATTAGCCTTGAACTGCACCACATTGTGCTTGGGATCATGTAAAATAGTTGTTCGGAACCAGGCACACTTCTGTTGTAGGTAAGTAAGAGGTAGCTCTAATAATGGAATGTCAGGACATATTTTGGCTGCCAGCTCCATGTCACAGCaaattctaaaaaagaaaaagaaacaaaaaacccaataAGGGATATAAACAAAGTTATGGGGAATGCAATGTTCCTAAACTAAATTTACTGACCAGTGTTTCGAACCAGTGTGCCATGATCCAAGTTCAAAGCATAACAGAATACAAACATCTTTAGCTCTTCATCGCTTGATGTGCTTTTCATCTCCAGTATGTTGGGAAGATAAATAGGGTGCAAGCACAGTTTGCTGCCCTGACCTGGTCCACTGGCATCCCAGCTCTTGACCTGTTTATACCTCAGTGCTCCTGTCTGCAACCCTTGTGGAATATCTACCGCAGCTTGGCAGCAAATCTTCTGTGTGGATGCATTAAATAACAATAGTATCATATGGTGATTATTTGCAGATAGAGCAGAATCTATCAGTGCAACTGGGAGGAAGGGCCATTTTTTACTGTCCCTCTTCCACCCTGGAGTTCCCCATGCCCACTTCTACAAATGGGAGGGGGGCTCTCATTAGCAATGCTTGGTTTCTGTGGAATACTGCAATGGGGAAAGAGATCACCAAAAACGATCTCATTTCCAATACAGCTGATGGACCATAAGCACTGGATCAAACCCAGTGTCTATGCCTTCTTCAGTCTATCACACCTGTAGGAACTGAGAAGATTTTGAATCATGATGGTTCATAGATATTCACTTAAGTAACAAGATGAAATCTGGATGGGATCTCGGTAGATATTTGGGGAGATGCATAATCATTTTGCAGcacacaccccaacacaaaaTTTGTTTTACTTTGGAAAACATCGTCTTAGAAATAACTTTTCCATCTCCTCGTTTGAAATGTTGTTTAGCTCTCCTATGGCTCTGCCCTAATAACGGATAACAAAATGCAAGGAGTTTTCTTCCACCAGATGTTCCCGAATGTGGACCATCAGTATAAGGGCATGCTCCAGTTACTCCTTCATTTCAGGTGGACCTGGATTGGCATACTTTATTTGGATGACAGCAATGGTAAGAGATTTGTACAGAATGTACTTCCCAAGTTCTCTCAGAGTGGCATCTGCTTTGATTTCATAGACAAAATCCCAGAACCAACATTTGCCAGCAATGCCGATGTAATGGTGGACTATGGGATTCAAATTGTAAGGGTTATCATGGGTAGCACTGCCAGTGCTTTGGTTGTACATGGGGAAATTCAGACCATGGCTTATGTGAGAACAACAGTCTGCTCCTCAGCATTTTTTGATATACCAGTGAAAACAAAGGTCTGGATTATGACAGCCCAGATGGATTTCACATCACCTTCCTTTCCAATAAGTTGTGGCATAGAGTTAATCCATGGAGCCTTATCCTTTGCAATACATTCCAGTGAGTTGCTAGGATTCCAGAAACTCCTTCAAGTAAGAAATCCTACCTTGACAAAAGGAGATGACTTTATCAGAGACTTTTGGGAACATGCATTTAAGTGTTCCTTCTTAAGATCCGTAGTAGACAATGTGGACAGCAAAATCTGCACTGGAGAAGAGAAGCTGGAGACTCTACCTGCAAcagtttttgaaatgagcatgactggccacagctatagcatatacaatgctgtctatgctgtggcGCATGTTCTGCACAGCATTGAATTACTCAAATCCAAGCAGAGAGCAATTGCAAATAGAGGGGGATGGACACAACCATGGCAGGTAACACCCTCAGCAGATTAATGCATTATTATCCATATCTGTAGATGCAAAACTAATCAGAATGTGTAGGAAATTGAATTATTACCAAGCATTTTAGGGTGGTCTCCTATATCTTCTATTTCACAGGAAATTTGTGTGTCAAATTTGCAGAATACTCCTGCAATAAAACAACAGTTTAGAGGGaaattgttggttttgttttgtttactttaTCCCTAGttctggtttggtttttttaaaggcactcTCAAATATCATGCTCATGgattgaatttgttgttgttaaaacaaCATATGTCCTTTAATATTTAGACTTTTCAATATGGTCAGTCTGCACAAAGCTTCTAAAACACACATTAATCACAGTACTCAGCTGTGGAATATTGCCACCACATGGAATCTTACATTTTAATATCCTCTGCAATGCTTTGTTCTCTGTGTCTTTTCTATCCTACTTTAGCTCCACCACTACCTGAGATATGTTTCGTTTAACAACAGTTCTGGGGAAAAGGTATCCTTTGATGAGAATGGGTCATTAGTtgctggatttgatattataaATTGGATCACATTCCCAAACCAATCTTTTCTTAGAGTGAGAGTTGGAAAAATAGACCCACAAGCTCATACTGGCAAAGTGCTCACCATCTCTGCAGATGACATTATATGGCCCAGCAAATTCAACCAGGTAGCGTCTGTGTTCATTTCCAGATATATCAGCCGTTGGATGAACTGGACATGGACAAAGGGGTTTATGTCCTTCATGAGCAAAACTCACCCTTTGTACGCGATAAGTCAACCAGTGCTGACTATATAAGTTATTAAGGCATGTCAGCTCATTAATGTTGGGGTGGGTGCTGTGTGTTAGGGTTAGTCTTGAAAAGTGAGTCAGAGTCTGTGTTACATCTTGAATTAGTTGAACAACTGAAATTTGCTTTGAACTattatatctgtatctgtatctgcaaaGCCTACAACATGTCTGTGTGTGGCTGGAACTGTATTACTGAAGCCTTATCTTCTCCAGCAGTAAACTGTTTTGGACCTTAAGCTGCATCTGTGTGGTGTCTGGAACTGGGGACAGATTCAACTCATTTCAGCAatgctaaaaaagtgaaatactatTTATATACTGTCTGTTGTCAGCCGTTAATCCTGATTTATCAGGCCCCATGATTGATAGGAGGTCTGTGTTTGTTCGGAAAAACAGACTTCATAGTTAAATCTAAATCCAAGATTCATCAGGATGAGAGAGTTTGGATTCAGCAGATCTTAGGCTTTCCTAGCTGAGCAAAGGCTCAGTGGAAGCTACACTGGTGTAAATACCTCACCCTAGCTGAACCAAAGGTATAACATCTCAGACAATGAGGTTTAGATCAGTGCAACATAAGCTGGtgtaagtgcccccccccccaaggtggaATTCCAGTAGCATGGAAGGTGTATGACAAAGGTGGGATGGGGCAATGAGAGGCTTACACCTATTTCAAATCCCTTTCAGCTTGGTCATGTGATCTGCAACCCAGCAGAACTTAGCCCACAAAAAAGAGTTGGTGTAACTTACACTAGCTTTCTATAGTTTGGATTTATTTAGTAGCCGCCACTCAAAGTTCTTCTCTGGCCATGCTGTGAAACTGCAATGCTTtacattttttattgattttaatcatATTAATGGAGGCTCCCCGAGCGATTTTGAATTCTGGTAGAACTCTTGAAGAACAACAGGAATAAAAGCTGAAACCGGGGCAGAGGAAGTTTAGTGCAGTATTCCGTTGGTTttacacatgagtagaatgtccccCAAGGattcctgtctttccagaatCAAGCAGTTTCTTAATGTATAATGACCTATGATATCCAAACTCCAAAATTGTACTTTCTGACTGTTAAAATGCATTATGTCTTTCAACCGTGCACAGACACCGCCCCGTTCATTGTGTAATGACAACTGTCATCTGGGTTATAGGAGGGCTAAGAAGGAAGGGAgaccattttgttgctatgattgttTGCCTTGTCCAGAATGGAAGATCTCAAATAAGACAGGTAAGAAATATCATGtacaaaagctttaaaaatatatatatatattgttggtATCCATAATATTGCCAAGAAAAAGAACGATATGATGACTGATTGTGTCTAGCACCTCATCTAAGAAAAGGCAAAACATATTACACTATGTTCCAATAAAAGCTGAGGTGGTACTATCTTCGAGATTGTGCTGTGCAAAGAGAGAAGGCAACTTCAGTTTTAGGATTAAGAAAGATTTTGTCTGAAGCTTAATATGAGATGTTCCAAGTACAAGGTTTCTCTGGATCATCTCAACATCATTACATTTTTTTGGTCATGAAATTAGCTTTCAATGATCAGCCCTCATAGAACACTTTTGAATTTTAAGGAATTATTAATGTATTGCCCCATATACGGGGCTACCATATATAAAAAGCTCTTTTTTTTACAGACATGGATGACTGCATTCAATGTCAAGAAGATCAATATCCAAACCGTGGCCAGGATTTATGCGTTCCAAAAAAGATAAGCTTCTTGTCTTATGATGAACCTTTGGGGACCAGTTTGTCCATTTTTGCTCTTGCCTTCTCTTTCCTCACAGCTCTGGTACTTGGAGTCTTCATTAAGCACAAagacactcccatagtcaaagccaacaaccggagcCTCACCTACGGTCTCCTCATCTCCCTACTGCTCTCCTTCCTTTGTGTATTCCTATTCATTGGTCAGCCTGAGAAGATACCATGCCTCTTTCGACAACCTGCGTTTGGCATTATCTTCTCAATGGCAGTTtcttgtgtcttggccaaaaccatcactgtgatCATGGCTTTCATGGCGACCAAGCCTGggtccaggatgaggaaatggataGGGAAAAGACTGGCCTTTTCCATTGTTCTGTCGTGCTCCCTTATTCAAACCACTATTTGTGctgtgtggctggcaacctctcccccgTTCTTGTATTTTGACATGCACTCAATGACCGAagaaattgttctggaatgtaaTGAAGGTTCAGTTATTATGTTCTACTGTGTTTTGGGCTTTATGGGCTTCCTAGCCAttgtcagcttcactgtggctttcctagccaggaaattacccgacagttttaatgaagccaagtttatcaccttcagtatgcttctgttttgcagtgtttggttgtcctttgttcccacctaccagagcaccaagggaaaatacatggtggccgtggagatcttctccatcttagctTCCAGCGCGGGGTTACTGATTTGTATATTTATACCAAAATGCTATATAATTGTGGTTAGGCCTGAGTTGAACACTAGGGGGCAACTAATAAGGATAAATGATTAAAATTCTTAATTCCTATTTTCCAACTATAGCTACAATTAGCTGTCATTCTGTTCCATTTTAAGGAATAGAATATTTTGTCGTTGTCATCATTACAGGCATGAACAATTACAGGCATGAACAATTTCTTGCTCTGGGAAGAAGTATTCAATCATAGATAGCTGCATGAGGAGCTGTGTTTTTCAGGTTTTATATTTATTCCCATCATTAGAATGAATGTAAGCCTGATTAGATATTATGCTTGATCATTAAATATGTGGTCACAACTGCCAGCTCAAAATACCCAAGTTTATGTTTTTTCCCCATGTTGaatggggaatgaatgaatggggaGTCTACAATCAATTTGGTTACAACCAGTTCTAAATTTGTTTTAGGTGTTctattgtttttgatttttttttaaaaaaactgtgttTTATTTTAGCTTGAAGTATATATATTTTCACTTACATGAGTTTTTGCCACCTTGTCTCCTTGgatatataaaataaagaaacCTGCGTGCATTTGCTTGTAGCTTCCTCTTTGTGTTTTGGAACTCAATCAATCGATATCAGTCACAATATCATGGGAAGAGAGCCCCCTTCAGCATTGCAAGAGAGGGTGTGCCCAGTGTATTGACATAGATCTGGGGTACCAAAGCGTGTTAGTGAACGGTAAAAGTTAAAGTATATAGATAATATTTAGGATATGAAGGGGAAACACAAGTTGCAGAAATGTGCCAGGTAATAAATTCGTGAGTTAGCttatggcaggcatgtccaacaggtagaccTGTAGATCATAGAtcgattaaaatacagcttaaaatcagaTGAAGATCAAAGTAAAATCAGATGGCAGCCCTCCGGCCCAACTATTTATGCTGGTCTTATATGGGCCAGTTGGAAGAGCTAGGGAGGCCACCTACATGCAGGGACTTATAGAAGGTCCTTAGAAAGGAGGGGGAGTCAGACTGGGCCCCAACCAAAGGCATGGCAGagcagctccatcttgcaggccctgcggaaagatgtcaaatcctgcagggctctggtctcttgcgacagagcgttccacaagGCTGGGGCCAGGGGCTGCTGAGAATGTtgggggtcaattacgtccaggggtccggcacacttctcttgcgcagctctggtcttcccccctgggacctttgactcagcagagtgtaaaacacagcggacgcagaagcagaaacgttcttcgtgtgaaggcaataactcaggctgaaacgcagcagtctccttatcttaaagtctttattccttagcaaaacacaacatctataaatctcctggcgacagttcgcccatgttgctcctttccggagctaacacgcacactgtgtgtgtctttctctctctctctcggagatactgaccactcccacttccgtgttctaaacacacctctcggaatgtgaggcgtcattcagaacttcttaaccctgtaagttctgactctctcaacaccccctctcgcatCACATTCTGAGAGGGCTTGTGAGCACACCTTTACAGACCTCTGTGTGTCCCACACCTTCCCACCTGCCTGTTGAGTCTCCTCACAAATCTctggttcgcactgtgcgaaaccaacccacgcatttgtgacctgaaacctctcaggtggaattccctttgtagcccgcgatgaccgcctgggcacaaactggggtgctcctcttgacccactggggccagcatgtgcgtcttcctcatcagaagactccccctctgacttgacacgtctgtgagctttctccattatgcgcacaggagatgagggctcactcttggacactcccttaacaacgtgtggagacgccctactctgttcagggacctggtctccaccagcaggttcaggctctggctctccttcctcctcagagtcagacagacaatctgagtgaacgtcagagcgcactttgcgccttgcccaaccatcctgctcaaagaactcagcctgtaagaaagagacaaacatgttagaaacatgggttacacgtccctgtgaacctgtagcaaatttaactgttttctcagttgaaacagccttgcagttccacatttgtccatcaggtggcgctgtgaccagatgggcattcgcagccgagtcaacaacccaacgtaggactctcccccctccggagttgtccttctttgttgccttagcaactgacttcctgctgcccccgaccttggggcgttcgctgcaggtgttctccagaaccgccatcgaagcagtcagctgataagccttcccacgcctgctccctctgttgccatggaaacccggctggttcccatgggaagcgaccttggaaacatcctgccctggctcccttgctctctgtgggcagttgcgacgcagatggtcagccggagcacaaacaaaacatcgcctagtggaaaactttgcaaacttgcctttggtcttctctgcccccccaacctttccagcagcactcctccttgaggcttttctgccgttgggaaaatggcttttggcttctgctgtggtttctctgcaaaccccctccagctcctgccaaacagcctgggcactctcaagacccttggaatggcctgcaaccccattctctggtgcaaagctcttctcttctcccagccgctctgcagcatgcagctcacgtgtaggggcattccggcagccctccaacacagtcccagccccctctgggccatctgggcgtccctcagcccctcttggacttgcagccccctctgggcttggtgcctcctcagagcaattctcagccccctctggcctggctcccactgtcttcttcagtgcctgccttctcccggcccagggcttgcacccgtccaccttatcaaaagggattgatgacttctggctgtctgccatctctcccccggggctcaGCCTActtacgatacagtagcacctcccggtccggcagatcagatcctcccagcgaactcctggctggcaccagctactcctcagctggcctttggctgctcctcagcctctctgcctgcagtttcccttcccagcgtctcatcagctggcctctggctgcagtcctctcacacgcacgaacgttccttatctttattgctgatctccataacctgttgggggtcaattacgtccag
This genomic interval carries:
- the LOC128404251 gene encoding vomeronasal type-2 receptor 26-like, with translation MELLSTKGKFFPNYKCDTRENLVAVIGGPNSDVDFNMADMLYNYKIPQLSYGSALITDNKMQGVFFHQMFPNVDHQYKGMLQLLLHFRWTWIGILYLDDSNGKRFVQNVLPKFSQSGICFDFIDKIPEPTFASNADVMVDYGIQIVRVIMGSTASALVVHGEIQTMAYVRTTVCSSAFFDIPVKTKVWIMTAQMDFTSPSFPISCGIELIHGALSFAIHSSELLGFQKLLQLHHYLRYVSFNNSSGEKVSFDENGSLVAGFDIINWITFPNQSFLRVRVGKIDPQAHTGKVLTISADDIIWPSKFNQTPPRSLCNDNCHLGYRRAKKEGRPFCCYDCLPCPEWKISNKTDMDDCIQCQEDQYPNRGQDLCVPKKISFLSYDEPLGTSLSIFALAFSFLTALVLGVFIKHKDTPIVKANNRSLTYGLLISLLLSFLCVFLFIGQPEKIPCLFRQPAFGIIFSMAVSCVLAKTITVIMAFMATKPGSRMRKWIGKRLAFSIVLSCSLIQTTICAVWLATSPPFLYFDMHSMTEEIVLECNEGSVIMFYCVLGFMGFLAIVSFTVAFLARKLPDSFNEAKFITFSMLLFCSVWLSFVPTYQSTKGKYMVAVEIFSILASSAGLLICIFIPKCYIIVVRPELNTRGQLIRIND